Proteins from one Hydrogenivirga caldilitoris genomic window:
- the soxA gene encoding sulfur oxidation c-type cytochrome SoxA, with product MKRKAILASALVAGGAVFTMAMAQEEQLPTHLKELLELGMHPGHAFIDEGKDYYHSIKGANGKTCASCHGQDGEKLQGAYAKMPRYYKDLDRVADIDTRIKGCMTKYMGFDAKDKKFKKDFDKKWRVPLATYVASLSNGQAISVQLDDPQEKEMYKYGEQLWYMRVGARDFSCGICHTVLAGKRIRLQGLPDPVKNKLYTHWPAYRFGSDRMWTMEDRVRSCFKAYFLYTKQWDEKKDWVKKPPAHSDWVIALELYMKHAANGATIEVPGLLR from the coding sequence ATGAAAAGGAAGGCTATACTTGCTTCAGCCCTTGTGGCTGGAGGGGCTGTTTTTACAATGGCAATGGCACAGGAGGAGCAGCTTCCCACCCACCTGAAGGAGCTCCTTGAGCTGGGGATGCATCCCGGGCACGCCTTTATTGATGAAGGCAAAGACTACTACCACAGCATAAAAGGTGCAAACGGAAAGACCTGCGCCTCCTGTCACGGACAGGACGGGGAGAAGCTCCAGGGAGCTTACGCTAAGATGCCCAGGTACTACAAGGACCTTGACAGGGTTGCCGACATAGATACGAGGATAAAGGGCTGCATGACCAAGTACATGGGGTTTGACGCCAAGGACAAGAAGTTCAAAAAGGACTTTGACAAGAAGTGGAGGGTTCCCCTCGCGACTTACGTGGCATCTCTCAGCAACGGACAGGCTATAAGCGTCCAGCTTGATGACCCCCAAGAGAAGGAGATGTATAAGTACGGAGAGCAGCTCTGGTACATGAGGGTAGGAGCGAGGGACTTCTCCTGCGGTATATGTCATACCGTTCTTGCAGGAAAGAGGATAAGGCTCCAGGGACTCCCCGACCCTGTTAAGAACAAGCTCTACACCCACTGGCCCGCTTACAGGTTCGGTTCCGACAGGATGTGGACGATGGAGGACAGGGTAAGGAGCTGCTTCAAGGCTTACTTCCTATACACGAAGCAGTGGGATGAGAAGAAGGACTGGGTGAAGAAGCCACCGGCACATTCGGATTGGGTTATAGCCCTTGAGCTTTACATGAAGCACGCTGCAAACGGGGCAACCATAGAGGTTCCCGGACTCTTGAGATAA
- the soxX gene encoding sulfur oxidation c-type cytochrome SoxX, which translates to MKKFLFTGVILGTGLLVACQPAAQQAEAPKAEEKKLSAKEKFEIALANQDKYQKACSNPNQLVPEGIDLETFKKEMLATVKFPEGGVVGKDIAKGEKLFGDPKKGGKSRRGNCYACHCGDPQIIACGNIGPSLRGYGKRGIDPKDTYIRIYNSWAVNPCSVMPRLGYHGVLKPEEIADIVAYMHDPNSPLNK; encoded by the coding sequence ATGAAGAAGTTTTTATTTACAGGAGTAATATTAGGGACCGGGCTTTTGGTAGCTTGTCAGCCGGCGGCACAGCAGGCGGAAGCTCCGAAGGCTGAGGAGAAGAAGCTGAGTGCAAAGGAGAAGTTTGAAATAGCCCTTGCCAATCAGGATAAGTATCAGAAAGCCTGCTCCAACCCCAACCAGCTCGTCCCCGAGGGGATAGACCTTGAGACCTTCAAGAAGGAGATGCTCGCCACTGTCAAGTTCCCCGAAGGAGGGGTAGTAGGAAAGGACATAGCTAAGGGTGAGAAACTCTTCGGAGACCCAAAGAAGGGCGGAAAGAGCAGAAGGGGTAACTGTTACGCCTGCCACTGCGGAGACCCTCAGATAATCGCCTGCGGAAACATAGGACCTTCCCTCAGAGGTTATGGAAAGAGAGGTATAGACCCCAAGGACACCTACATCAGGATATACAACTCCTGGGCTGTGAACCCCTGCTCAGTCATGCCCAGACTCGGATACCACGGAGTTCTCAAGCCTGAGGAGATAGCCGACATAGTCGCCTACATGCATGACCCTAACTCTCCGCTCAACAAGTGA
- the soxB gene encoding thiosulfohydrolase SoxB — protein sequence MHLTRRDFLELAIVTGAYLSANPVSALAKMTYDDIMRFKPVGNVTLLFTTDMHAHLDPLYFAEPMNLVAPKELVGTPGYITGKDFLKYYKISPGTLEAYFTSCLDFPKLAHKFGKMGGAAHITTIIKHVIAERGRDKVLVMDGGDTWTTTAIGTFTEGKSVVEWMNYTGYDLFVAHWDFTFGKDIFLKRIEDLKKGGCEFITHNVVDEMWGELVFKPYTIKEVGGVKLGIIGSSFPFTPLANPRQFVEGWSFGIREDQLQQFVNELREQHKVDAVIFLTHNGFPLDQKIAKVVKGIDVIISGHTHDVTPRAVRVGKTLVLIAGSHGKFVGRLDLDVKNGKIRNFNFKLYPVATNLIPADKGAQEIVSKWKAEVNKTHKLDEEIGVAEVMLYKRDTFFSTWDWLVGEAINDYYGGDLDVVTSPGYRWGTVVLPGQKITRDHVYDYTAITYPNVYVLKRTGKQLLEVWEDVADNVFNPDPFYQQGGDMSRLWNVEYEIEVYGPQYKRIKRVWIGGKPLKENKEYLMAVYGGPPPPPDAIHPDYKPVPVYDILINYIKKKGSIKVRTKPNVKVLDAPYTTYGECFGA from the coding sequence ATGCATCTTACGAGAAGAGATTTCCTTGAGCTTGCTATAGTTACGGGAGCCTATCTGAGCGCAAATCCCGTATCGGCTCTCGCAAAGATGACCTACGACGACATAATGAGGTTCAAGCCGGTGGGTAACGTAACTCTGCTCTTTACAACCGATATGCACGCCCACCTTGACCCCCTTTACTTCGCTGAACCTATGAACCTCGTCGCTCCCAAAGAGCTTGTGGGGACACCGGGATACATAACGGGAAAGGATTTCCTCAAGTATTACAAGATATCTCCCGGAACCCTTGAAGCATACTTTACCAGCTGTCTGGACTTTCCAAAGCTCGCCCACAAGTTCGGGAAGATGGGCGGTGCTGCCCACATAACCACGATAATAAAGCACGTCATAGCGGAGAGGGGAAGGGACAAGGTCTTAGTGATGGACGGTGGTGACACCTGGACCACCACCGCCATAGGAACCTTTACCGAAGGCAAGTCAGTCGTGGAGTGGATGAACTACACAGGCTATGACCTCTTCGTCGCCCACTGGGACTTTACCTTCGGAAAGGATATATTCCTGAAGAGGATAGAGGACCTGAAAAAGGGCGGGTGTGAGTTCATAACCCACAACGTGGTTGATGAGATGTGGGGTGAGCTCGTCTTTAAGCCCTATACGATTAAAGAGGTGGGCGGTGTGAAACTTGGAATAATAGGTAGCTCCTTCCCCTTCACACCCCTTGCAAACCCGAGACAGTTCGTTGAGGGATGGAGCTTCGGGATAAGGGAAGACCAGCTCCAGCAGTTCGTTAACGAGCTCAGAGAACAACATAAAGTGGATGCGGTCATATTCCTGACCCACAACGGCTTCCCCCTTGACCAGAAGATAGCGAAGGTTGTAAAGGGTATAGACGTGATAATATCAGGACACACCCACGACGTCACACCGAGGGCTGTGAGGGTAGGTAAGACCCTCGTTCTCATAGCAGGCTCTCACGGAAAGTTCGTAGGAAGGCTTGACCTTGATGTGAAGAACGGAAAGATAAGGAACTTCAACTTTAAGCTGTATCCCGTTGCGACGAACCTCATTCCAGCCGATAAGGGCGCCCAGGAGATAGTCAGCAAGTGGAAAGCTGAGGTGAACAAGACCCATAAACTTGATGAGGAGATAGGTGTTGCCGAGGTTATGCTCTACAAGAGAGACACCTTCTTCTCCACCTGGGACTGGCTTGTGGGAGAGGCTATAAACGACTACTACGGAGGAGACCTTGACGTTGTGACCTCACCCGGATACAGGTGGGGAACGGTAGTTCTTCCCGGTCAGAAGATAACGAGAGACCACGTTTATGACTACACGGCTATAACCTACCCCAACGTTTACGTCCTCAAGAGGACGGGGAAACAGCTCTTAGAAGTCTGGGAAGACGTGGCAGACAACGTCTTCAACCCCGACCCCTTCTACCAGCAGGGTGGAGACATGTCAAGGCTCTGGAACGTGGAGTACGAGATAGAAGTTTACGGACCCCAGTACAAGAGGATAAAGAGGGTATGGATAGGAGGAAAGCCTCTCAAGGAGAACAAGGAGTATCTTATGGCAGTTTACGGAGGACCCCCGCCACCACCTGACGCTATACATCCGGACTACAAACCTGTTCCCGTATATGACATCCTCATAAACTACATAAAGAAGAAGGGAAGCATAAAGGTCAGAACTAAGCCCAACGTCAAGGTTCTTGACGCTCCATACACAACCTACGGAGAGTGTTTCGGAGCATGA
- a CDS encoding DUF302 domain-containing protein produces MRAILFLVGGLVAVLAFIFYVKTRLITPENMFFFTLEVKGKENQREVVEKLVKKLNEKGLNVIRTLPMSDVIHERGSKDFPNYTTVLACDIKEKKELLRKVPFMSVLIPCSVAVYEKGGKVYITSMKEVLLIRDYATELGDKDSQLIADVYQRLRIAIAEVAEGEKR; encoded by the coding sequence ATGAGGGCGATTCTGTTTCTCGTGGGCGGCCTGGTAGCCGTCCTCGCCTTTATCTTCTATGTAAAGACACGCTTAATTACACCTGAGAATATGTTCTTCTTCACCCTGGAGGTCAAGGGTAAGGAAAATCAAAGGGAGGTGGTGGAGAAGCTTGTAAAGAAGCTAAACGAAAAGGGACTTAACGTTATACGCACGCTGCCTATGTCCGATGTCATCCATGAGAGGGGCTCAAAGGATTTCCCCAACTATACAACGGTGCTTGCCTGTGATATAAAGGAGAAGAAAGAGCTCCTCAGGAAAGTCCCTTTCATGAGTGTCCTCATACCCTGTAGCGTGGCAGTCTATGAAAAGGGAGGTAAGGTTTACATAACCTCAATGAAGGAGGTCCTCCTTATAAGGGACTACGCTACAGAGCTCGGTGATAAGGACTCGCAACTTATCGCTGATGTTTACCAGAGGCTCCGTATAGCTATAGCGGAAGTTGCCGAGGGGGAGAAGAGATGA
- a CDS encoding DUF302 domain-containing protein has product MKKILLLCLTLFLALSFSQEGKPKHRLQYEEVIQGMDFEDVKLLLKTALDGRNMNVLGVIDVATEKPRFSYILVCNLSYAERIFREFPQLGVMAPCRIYLHEREDGSVAVGFVNVKTLLKVFDKYLSPQAKELFLKADNDVKSAIKEVKGEQ; this is encoded by the coding sequence ATGAAGAAGATACTTCTCCTTTGCCTGACCCTCTTCTTAGCCCTGTCCTTCTCCCAGGAAGGCAAGCCTAAACACCGCCTCCAGTATGAAGAAGTTATTCAAGGTATGGACTTTGAAGATGTTAAGCTCCTTCTAAAAACAGCCCTTGATGGCAGGAATATGAACGTCCTCGGTGTGATAGATGTTGCTACGGAGAAACCCCGATTCTCTTACATACTGGTATGCAACCTATCCTATGCCGAGAGGATATTCAGAGAGTTCCCCCAGCTCGGTGTTATGGCTCCCTGCAGGATTTATCTCCACGAGAGGGAAGATGGTTCCGTAGCCGTGGGTTTTGTGAATGTTAAGACCTTACTGAAGGTTTTTGACAAATACCTGTCCCCACAGGCTAAGGAGCTCTTCCTAAAGGCAGACAACGATGTAAAGAGTGCTATAAAAGAGGTGAAAGGGGAACAATGA
- a CDS encoding MBL fold metallo-hydrolase produces the protein MRKVLLLLPLLLINLSFSEDYPKHVKETLKKIKDNVYGVFGAHEQVSYENRGFISNAYFVITKDGVLVVDALTTYKLGKELVETIRSVTDKPIKFAVITHYHTDHFYGVGALKEVGSVVIAHEWAYDYVSQPSSWNFYEARKKLLKEHMEGTQMVEPDITITRDLDIHMGRLKIEVRHFCKAHTPGDIIAWIPALKVLFSGDIVFDGRLPFLGSGNSKSWLVCLEKILELDPDVLLPGHGSPMLTKDRIRDRVRWTYKYIDDLRKTIRKMVEEGQDIDYVRENINDALLEIDPSYAQVPVFFDVNPVNAYYVYFEVQNELLEEGQ, from the coding sequence ATGAGAAAGGTCCTCCTGCTGCTACCCTTACTTCTGATAAACTTGTCCTTCTCCGAAGATTACCCCAAACACGTTAAGGAAACCCTTAAAAAGATAAAAGACAACGTTTACGGGGTGTTTGGCGCCCACGAGCAGGTGAGCTATGAGAACAGGGGCTTCATTTCCAATGCCTACTTTGTGATTACGAAGGACGGTGTTTTAGTTGTGGACGCTCTCACAACCTACAAGCTGGGAAAGGAGCTCGTAGAGACTATAAGGAGCGTCACGGATAAGCCCATAAAGTTTGCGGTGATAACCCACTACCATACAGACCACTTTTACGGGGTAGGCGCTTTAAAGGAAGTTGGCTCAGTTGTCATAGCCCATGAGTGGGCTTACGACTACGTATCTCAACCTTCAAGCTGGAACTTTTATGAGGCAAGGAAGAAGCTCCTAAAGGAGCACATGGAAGGGACGCAGATGGTTGAGCCGGATATAACTATAACCAGAGACCTTGACATACACATGGGCAGGTTAAAGATAGAGGTAAGACACTTCTGCAAAGCTCACACCCCCGGAGACATAATAGCCTGGATACCGGCTCTGAAAGTTCTATTCAGCGGGGATATAGTTTTTGATGGAAGGCTCCCCTTTCTGGGCTCTGGGAACTCCAAAAGCTGGCTCGTTTGCCTTGAAAAGATACTTGAACTTGACCCTGATGTCCTACTGCCCGGTCATGGTAGTCCTATGCTCACAAAGGATAGGATAAGGGACAGGGTGAGGTGGACTTACAAGTATATAGACGACCTCAGAAAAACGATAAGGAAGATGGTTGAGGAGGGACAGGATATAGACTACGTGAGGGAGAATATAAATGATGCCCTCCTTGAAATAGACCCTTCCTACGCTCAGGTGCCAGTGTTCTTTGATGTAAACCCGGTCAATGCTTACTACGTTTACTTTGAAGTTCAGAACGAGCTTCTTGAAGAAGGTCAGTAA
- the pgl gene encoding 6-phosphogluconolactonase: MYKFVTGRDQEEVSEKLARFLADNATQVITDKGVAKLGLAGGSSPKRAYELFSDIFNLWERTLIFPTDERYVPSEDRRSNYRMLRETLGERAKIYRVKTELPLRKACEDFNRALGMAGALDLVLLGLGADGHTASLFPCVPCEPCGENACTSRSPDGLERVSMSLGYINSCKKVAFIVVGEKKRRALEGLLKGEDIPAVRVKGEEDTLIFTDLLQEARSELQSKRSKH, translated from the coding sequence TTGTATAAGTTTGTGACGGGCAGGGACCAGGAGGAAGTGAGCGAAAAGTTAGCAAGGTTCTTGGCTGATAATGCCACACAGGTCATAACGGATAAAGGCGTGGCTAAACTTGGTCTTGCAGGCGGTAGCTCTCCGAAAAGGGCTTATGAGCTATTCAGCGATATCTTTAACCTATGGGAACGTACCCTTATATTTCCCACCGACGAGAGGTACGTTCCCTCTGAGGACAGAAGAAGTAACTACAGAATGCTCAGGGAAACGCTCGGAGAAAGAGCGAAGATATACAGGGTTAAAACGGAACTCCCTCTCAGAAAAGCCTGCGAGGACTTCAACAGAGCTCTGGGTATGGCAGGAGCCCTTGACCTGGTTCTCTTGGGACTTGGAGCCGACGGACACACAGCCTCTTTATTCCCGTGTGTCCCCTGCGAGCCTTGCGGTGAGAACGCCTGCACCTCCCGTTCCCCGGACGGACTTGAACGGGTCAGCATGAGCCTCGGTTATATAAACAGCTGTAAAAAGGTTGCCTTCATTGTTGTCGGGGAGAAAAAGAGAAGGGCTTTAGAGGGTTTACTAAAGGGAGAGGACATACCCGCTGTAAGGGTAAAAGGGGAAGAAGACACGCTGATATTTACTGACCTTCTTCAAGAAGCTCGTTCTGAACTTCAAAGTAAACGTAGTAAGCATTGA
- the zwf gene encoding glucose-6-phosphate dehydrogenase gives MKLRERMDKEFVIFIFGGTGDLAKRKLFPVLESMYKGGKLRGLKGVYALGRSVGKLRDYVSNLDRDFAGFFHPFEFDVTDKDSYERLGREVSRFPKEELIFYLALPPQLFETTIVHTGSLLRRFSNPRKIVIEKPFGFDLESARKLNFQLRRYFTEREIYRIDHFLGKVAIQNILSVRFSNYIFEGIWNKNFIDCIQISALEEIGLEGRAGYYDRVGALRDMVQNHLLQILSFLAMEPPAIMEAERVRDEKVKVLSSIRKFSRDEIDRYAVRGRYRGYIQELGRDSNTETYAAVKLFIDNFRWEGVPFYLRTGKRLKKKVTQVVVLFKEVPGNFGRLLGCVPRQNKLVFDIAPSNDVKLFFEMAPPEGFLACPVEREMELDLSPDGLPEAYETLIEDILEGNQTLFIREDESELAWEIIQPILDAWKEDTNVPEYEPGSWGPEEAEVFIGKDGRGWVLV, from the coding sequence CCCTGTTCTTGAAAGCATGTACAAGGGTGGAAAACTCCGGGGCTTAAAGGGTGTGTACGCTCTCGGGAGGAGTGTAGGCAAGCTTAGGGACTACGTCTCAAACCTTGATAGGGACTTTGCAGGCTTCTTCCACCCCTTTGAGTTTGACGTTACAGACAAAGACTCCTACGAACGCCTTGGCAGAGAGGTGTCCAGGTTTCCTAAAGAGGAGCTTATATTCTACCTGGCTCTTCCTCCCCAGCTGTTTGAGACAACTATAGTTCATACTGGCTCCCTTTTGAGGAGGTTTTCAAACCCGAGGAAGATCGTTATAGAGAAACCCTTCGGCTTTGACCTTGAATCGGCAAGGAAGCTTAACTTTCAGCTCAGGCGTTACTTTACCGAGAGGGAGATATACAGGATAGACCACTTTCTCGGTAAGGTTGCCATACAGAACATACTCTCGGTACGTTTTTCCAACTACATCTTTGAAGGTATATGGAACAAGAATTTTATAGACTGTATCCAGATATCGGCACTTGAAGAGATAGGGTTAGAGGGTAGAGCGGGATACTATGACAGAGTTGGAGCCCTTAGGGATATGGTACAGAACCACCTTCTTCAGATACTCTCCTTTCTGGCAATGGAGCCACCTGCTATTATGGAAGCTGAACGTGTGAGAGATGAAAAGGTAAAGGTCCTCTCCTCAATAAGGAAATTCTCCAGAGACGAGATAGACCGCTACGCGGTTAGGGGCAGATACAGAGGGTATATTCAAGAGCTTGGGAGGGACTCAAACACCGAAACCTATGCGGCTGTTAAGCTCTTCATAGATAACTTCCGTTGGGAAGGAGTCCCTTTCTATCTCAGGACCGGGAAAAGGTTAAAGAAGAAGGTTACTCAGGTTGTGGTTCTGTTCAAAGAAGTTCCGGGAAACTTCGGAAGGCTCCTTGGTTGCGTTCCTAGACAGAATAAGCTTGTCTTTGATATAGCCCCCTCAAACGACGTAAAACTCTTCTTTGAAATGGCACCTCCGGAAGGCTTCTTAGCCTGCCCGGTTGAAAGGGAGATGGAACTTGACCTGTCTCCGGACGGATTACCCGAAGCCTACGAGACCCTCATAGAGGATATACTTGAAGGTAATCAGACCCTGTTTATAAGGGAGGACGAGTCGGAGCTTGCCTGGGAGATAATTCAGCCGATACTGGATGCGTGGAAAGAAGACACGAATGTCCCAGAGTACGAGCCGGGGAGCTGGGGACCTGAGGAGGCGGAGGTGTTTATAGGGAAGGATGGCAGGGGGTGGGTGCTTGTATAA